A window from Macaca thibetana thibetana isolate TM-01 chromosome 7, ASM2454274v1, whole genome shotgun sequence encodes these proteins:
- the LOC126958449 gene encoding testis-specific protein LINC02914 yields the protein MTSHGSHKNQSLPVGLMHSKEPGARLEATRGASRPRKQGTKPMITLPSVGHLGEGKCPSSQHLQSLRHNKQHALTLTKARCCGTCSTCFCTEEKSECQRNEETSPGSCNHQIMSALTISAFCATPRFKQLFKGTVEQMSQM from the exons ATGACCAGCCATGGGAGCCACAAGAATCAATCGCTTCCAGTAGGATTGATGCATTCGAAAGAGCCTGGGGCAAGGCTGGAGGCCACGAGAGGAGCTTCCAGGCCACGCAAGCAGGGAACAAAGCCGATGATCACACTCCCATCAGTGGGCCACCTTGGTGAAGGGAAATGCCCAAGTTCCCAGCACCTGCAGAGCCTAAGACATAACAAGCAGCATGCCCTGACACTCAccaaggccaggtgctgtg GTACGTGTTCTACCTGTTTCTGTACAGAAGAGAAATCAGAATgccagagaaatgaagaaacttCTCCAGGTTCATGTAATCACCAAATAATGTCTGCTTTGACCATCTCTGCATTTTGTGCTACACCAAGATTTAAGCAGCTGTTCAAAGGAACAGTGGAACAGATGTCACAGATGTGA